The following proteins are encoded in a genomic region of Oncorhynchus kisutch isolate 150728-3 linkage group LG6, Okis_V2, whole genome shotgun sequence:
- the LOC109898569 gene encoding cytochrome b561: MEDSPQRAVQGLGSFPWYVGGTQVLGLACVVITGVWMGSYHGGYAWDGSGQEFNVHPLCMVLGLVFLYGDAILVYRVFRNESKRNVKILHAVLHLLALIISIVGIVAVFDFHNHNKIPNMYSLHSWCGMLTFVLFCVQWLMGLGFFLFPGTLMALRSWYLPLHVFFGLAMLAMSLATCLLGISEKLFFSIQHTYSQFVPEGILGNMLGLLLVAFGILVGYVVTREDFRRPPHPEEEALSVHFKTLTEGGGSPTSP; the protein is encoded by the exons ATGGAAGATAGCCCTCAGCGGGCTGTGCAAGGCCTGGGCTCCTTCCCGTGGTACGTGGGGGGGACTCAGGTTCTGGGCCTGGCCTGTGTGGTGATCACGGGCGTGTGGATGGGCAGCTATCACGGAGGCTACGCCTGGGACGGTTCGGGACAGGAGTTCAATGTACATCCCCTCTGCATGGTCCTGGGCCTGGTCTTTCTCTATGGAGATG CGATCCTGGTGTACAGAGTATTTAGGAATGAAAGCAAACGCAACGTCAAGATTCTCCATGCTGTGCTCCACCTTCTCGCCCTCATTATCAGCATAGTGG GTATCGTGGCTGTGTTTGACTTCCATAATCATAACAAGATCCCCAACATGTACTCCCTCCACAGCTGGTGTGGCATGCTCACCTTTGTTCTCTTCTGTGTACAG TGGCTGATGGGGCTTGGTTTCTTCCTCTTCCCTGGGACGTTAATGGCGCTGCGGAGCTGGTACCTGCCACTACATGTCTTCTTTGGGCTGGCCATGCTCGCCATGTCCCTAGCCACCTGCCTACTGGGCATTTCAGAGAAATTGTTCTTCAGTATCCA GCACACATATTCACAGTTCGTCCCAGAGGGGATCCTTGGTAACATGCTGGGACTGCTGCTAGTAGCATTTGGGATTCTGGTAGGCTACGTGGTGACACGGGAGGACTTCAGGAGACCCCCACACCCAGAGGAGGAGGCCTTATCTGTACACTTTAAGACCCTGACTGAGGGGGGAGGGAGCCCCACCTCGCCTTAA